In the Colius striatus isolate bColStr4 chromosome W, bColStr4.1.hap1, whole genome shotgun sequence genome, one interval contains:
- the LOC133628505 gene encoding LOW QUALITY PROTEIN: formin-like protein 1 (The sequence of the model RefSeq protein was modified relative to this genomic sequence to represent the inferred CDS: inserted 2 bases in 1 codon), producing the protein MGNAAGGLDGAAAGRESREARLPLPPPSPAAAPPPPRQPMPDAAELEERFGRVLNSMNLPPDKMQLLNQYDNEKKWELICDQERFQVKNPPSAYIQKLRSYLDTGGVSRKFKRRGQESTQVLRELEISLRTNYIGWVQEFLNKENKGLDVLLEYLAFAQCSVTYDMESAENGSPGSDRDRGKGTERSLEDLSKTSSSSPTQGISKVRHLTIRLNPSHSRKALRNSRLVSQKDDVHLCIMCLRAIMNYQSGFSLVMNHPACVNEITLSLNNRNARTKALVLELLAAVCLVRGGHDIILAAFDNFKEVCGEKNRFEKLMEYFRNEDTNIDFMVACMQFINIVVHSVENMNFRVFLQYEFTHLGLDRYLESLRLTESDKLQVQIQAYLDNVFDVGAMLEDSETKTAVLEHMEELEEHVGQLTEKLQHAENDSMAKIAELEKQLSQARRELEALREQLSPPRPRSPPAPQPRDRYRLALERRLAELEEKGLVHILRGPDGDVAIEIVPVVMETPAAPAGSGEPGGSGADAPAPAPPPPPAPAAPPAPPPPPPPXPPLPGAEPGPPPPPAPPLPAGTGPPPAPPLPGAPVPPPPPPPPLPAGSEGPAPPPPPPLPLGGGLPAGPGVPHSSGSSVKVKKPIQTKFRMPVFNWVALKPSQIDGTVFTELNDEKVLQELDMSDFEEQFKTKAQGPGLDISALKVKATQKAPSKVTLMESNRAKNLAITLRKAGRSIQDICTAIETYDQQALSLDFLELLLRFLPTESERALMGKLEREQQPPEELSDEDRFMLRFGRIPRLAERMNVMIFLGSFGDTAQLLTPQLNAIIAASMSLKSSSKLRNILEIVLAFGNYMNSSKRGAAYGFRLQSLDALLEMKSTDRKQTLLHYLVRVIMEKYPELTGFHTELHFLDKAGTVSLDSVLQDVRGLQQGMELTRKEFMRQDDSLVLKEFLKVNLEVMEKLQADSKTAKEAYESAVEYFGENPKTSPPTTFFPMFMRFIRAYKKAEQDIELWKKQEAAAKEAECSPPGSEDQPEMPVQKAKRQQMDMIAELKKRQMVKEPLIYEGKDGAIEDIISDLRNNPYRRADKGRGSAKKRGQSLQPTPDIAL; encoded by the exons ATGGGTAACGCGGCCGGGGGCCTGgacggggcggccgcggggcgggaGAGCCGCGAGGCGCggctgccgctgcccccgccgagccccgccgccgcgccgccgccgccccggcagCCCATGCCCGATGCCGCCGAGCTGGAGGAGCGCTTCGGCCGCGTCCTG AACTCCATGAACCTGCCCCCGGACAAGATGCAGCTGCTCAACCAGTATGACAACGAGAAGAAGTGGGAGCTGATCTGTGACCAG GAGCGTTTCCAGGTGAAAAACCCCCCGTCCGCCTACATCCAGAAGCTGAGGAGCTACCTGGACACGGGCGGCGTAAGCAGGAAG TTCAAGAGGCGAGGGCAGGAGTCGACGCAGGTGCTCCGGGAGCTGGAGATTTCCTTGAGGACCAACTACATCGG CTGGGTCCAGGAGTTCCTCAACAAGGAGAACAAGGGgctggatgtgctgctggagtATCTCGCCTTCGCCCAGTGCTCCGTCAC GTACGACATGGAGAGCGCCGAGAACGGCAGCCCGGGCTCGGACAGGGACAGGGGCAAGGGCACGGAGAGGTCACTGGAGGACCTGAGCAAGACCAGCTCCTCATCCCCCACCCAAGGCATCTCCAAAGTGCGGCACCTCACCATCAG GCTGAACCCGTCGCACAGCAGGAAGGCGCTGAGGAACTCCCGTCTCGTCAGCCAGAAGGACGACGTCCACCTCTGCATCATGTGTCTCCGCGCCATCATGAACTACCAG TCTGGCTTCAGCCTGGTCATGAACCACCCAGCCTGCGTCAACGAGATCACCCTCAGCCTCAACAACAGGAATGCCAG GACCAAGGCgctggtgctggagctgctggctgctgtctgTCTGGTCCGGGGAGGCCACGACATCATCCTGGCTGCCTTTGATAACTTCAAGGAG GTCTGCGGGGAGAAGAACCGCTTCGAGAAGCTGATGGAGTATTTCCGAAACGAGGACACCAACATTGACTTCATG GTCGCCTGCATGCAGTTCATCAACATCGTGGTGCACTCGGTGGAGAACATGAACTTCCGCGTGTTCCTGCAGTACGAGTTCACCCACCTGGGGCTGGACCGTTACCTGGAG AGCCTGCGCCTCACCGAGAGCGACAAGCTGCAGGTGCAGATCCAGGCCTACCTGGACAACGTGTTCGACGTGGGGGCCATGCTGGAGGACTCGGAGACCAAGACGGCGGTGCTGGAGCAcatggaggagctggaggagcacGTCGGCCAG CTCACGGAGAAGCTGCAGCATGCGGAGAACGACTCGATGGCCAAGATAGCggagctggagaagcagctgagccAGGCGCGGCGGGAGCTGGAGGCGCTGCGG GAGCAGCTGagcccgccgcggccccgcagcccgcccgccccgcagccccgcgaCCGCTACCGCCTGGCGCTGGAGCGGCGGCTGGCCGAGCTggaggagaaggggctggtgcaCATCCTGCGCGGGCCCGACGGAGACGTCGCCATCGAGATCGTCCCCGTCGTCATGGAAACGCCGGCAGCCCCCGCCGGCAGCGGGGAgcccggcggcagcggcgcag ATGCTCCGGCTCCGGCGCCGCCTCCcccgccggcccccgccgcccccccggCTCCCCCTCCTCCGCCACCCCC CCCGCCGCTTCCAGGGGCTGAGCccggccccccgccgccccctgcGCCCCCCCTGCCCGCGGGCACCGGCCCCCCGCCGGCCCCTCCGCTCCCCGGTGCCCCCGTGCCGCCCCcacccccgcccccgccgctccccgcggGGTCGGAgggccccgcgcccccccctCCGCCGCCCCTTCCCCTCGGCGGGGGGCTCCCAGCCGGGCCGGGGGTCCCTCACAGCAGCGGCAGCTCAG TGAAGGTGAAGAAGCCGATCCAGACCAAGTTCCGGATGCCCGTCTTCAACTGGGTGGCGCTGAAGCCGAGCCAGATCGACGGCACCGTCTTCACCGAGCTCAACGACGAGAAGGTTCTGCAG GAGCTGGACATGAGCGACTTTGAGGAGCAGTTCAAGACCAAAGCTCAGGGCCCCGGCTTGGACATCAGTGCCCTCAAGGTGAAAGCCACACAGAAAGCCCCCAGCAAGGTCACCCTCATGGAGTCCAACCGAGCCAAGAACCTGGCCATCACCCTTCGCAAGGCTGGCCGCAGCATCCAGGACATCTGCACAGCCATCGAGAC GTACGACCAACAAGCCCTGAGCCTCGacttcctggagctgctgctgcgcTTCCTGCCCACCGAGTCGGAGCGGGCGCTGATGGGGAAGCTGGAGCGCGAGCAGCAGCCGCCCGAGGAGCTGTCGGACGAGGATCGGTTCATGCTGCGCTTCGGCCGGATCCCGCGCCTGGCCGAGCGCATGAACGTCATGATCTTCCTGGGCAGCTTCGGCGACACGGCCCAGCTGCTCACGCCG CAACTCAACGCCATCATCGCCGCCTCCATGTCGCTCAAGTCCTCCAGCAAGCTGCGCAACATCCTGGAG ATCGTCCTGGCCTTCGGCAACTACATGAACAGCAGCAAACGCGGCGCAGCCTACGGCTTCCGCCTGCAGAGCCTCGACGCG ctgctggaGATGAAGTCGACGGACCGCAAGCAAACGCTGCTGCATTACCTGGTGCGGGTGATCATGGAGAAGTACCCCGAGCTCACTGGCTTCCACACCGAGCTGCACTTCCTCGACAAGGCTGGCACAG TGTCCCTGGACAGCGTGCTGCAGGACGTgcgggggctgcagcagggcatgGAGCTGACCCGCAAGGAGTTCATGCGGCAGGACGACAGCCTCGTGCTCAAGGAATTCCTCAAAGTCAACCTGGAGGTGATGGAGAAGCTGCAGGCTGACAGCAAAACCGCCAAG GAGGCTTACGAGTCAGCTGTGGAGTATTTTGGGGAGAATCCCAAGACCAGTCCCCCAACCACCTTCTTCCCCATGTTCATGCGCTTCATCAGAGCCTACAAG aaagcagagcaggacaTTGAGCTGTGGAAGAAACAAGAGGCTGCGGCCAAAGAAGCAGAATGCAGCCCCCCTGGCAGCGAGGACCAGCCTGAG ATGCCCGTCCAGAAAGCCAAGAGGCAGCAGATGGACATGATTGCTGAGCTGAAGAAGAGGCAGATGGTGAAGGAGCCTCTCATCTACGAAGGGAAGGACGGGGCCATCGAGGATATAATTTCAG ACCTGCGGAACAACCCGTACCGGCGGGCGGACAAGGGCCGTGGCAGCGCCAAGAAACGGGGGCAGAGCCTGCAGCCCACGCCGGACATCGCGCTGTGA